One Candidatus Binatus sp. DNA segment encodes these proteins:
- the carA gene encoding glutamine-hydrolyzing carbamoyl-phosphate synthase small subunit translates to MNTRREAILALADGRIFRGRAFGAIGETVGEVVFNTAMTGYQEVLTDPSYRGQLVCMTYPQIGNVGTNAEDVESRRVFVDGFIVKEYLERPSNWRAQMALGEYLEAARVVGIEGIDTRALVRHLRTHGAQEGVISSVDLDPASLVAKAKASPGLVGRDLVKEITCAEPYDWEVGDWELGSGYRVASKASLAGAPMVVALDYGIKLNILRRLVSTGFRVKVLPAGFSAEQILSYDPDGIFLSNGPADPAALPYARDAVAGVLGKKPVFGICLGHQILGLALGGKTYKLDFGHHGANHPVMDLRTRRVEITSHNHGFAVESESLAGRAELSHLNLNDKTLEGLRGTGVPFFSVQYHPEASPGPHDSSYLFSRFKKLIEAFPRFGADALDRIVADERAEQR, encoded by the coding sequence ATGAATACCCGGCGCGAGGCGATTCTGGCGCTCGCCGACGGCAGAATCTTTCGCGGGCGCGCGTTCGGCGCGATCGGCGAGACGGTCGGTGAAGTCGTATTCAACACCGCGATGACCGGCTACCAGGAAGTGCTCACCGACCCGTCGTACAGGGGCCAACTCGTCTGCATGACCTATCCGCAAATCGGCAACGTCGGAACCAACGCCGAGGACGTTGAGTCGCGACGCGTATTTGTCGACGGATTCATCGTGAAGGAATACCTCGAGCGCCCGTCTAACTGGCGCGCGCAGATGGCGCTCGGCGAGTATCTCGAAGCAGCGCGCGTGGTCGGAATCGAAGGCATCGACACGCGAGCGCTGGTGCGTCATTTGCGCACGCATGGCGCTCAGGAGGGCGTCATCTCGAGCGTCGATCTGGATCCGGCGTCGCTGGTCGCCAAAGCGAAGGCATCGCCAGGATTGGTCGGCCGCGATCTCGTGAAGGAAATCACTTGCGCGGAGCCCTATGATTGGGAGGTCGGCGATTGGGAACTGGGCTCCGGCTACCGGGTTGCGAGCAAAGCGTCGCTCGCCGGCGCGCCGATGGTGGTCGCGCTCGATTACGGAATCAAGCTCAACATTCTGCGACGGCTGGTATCGACCGGCTTTCGCGTGAAGGTACTGCCGGCCGGATTTAGCGCGGAGCAGATTCTGTCGTACGATCCCGACGGCATCTTTCTTTCCAACGGACCCGCCGATCCGGCGGCGTTGCCGTATGCGCGCGATGCGGTCGCAGGCGTGCTCGGCAAGAAACCGGTTTTCGGAATCTGCCTCGGTCATCAGATTCTCGGACTCGCGCTTGGCGGCAAAACCTATAAGCTCGATTTCGGGCATCACGGCGCGAATCATCCGGTGATGGATTTGCGCACGCGCCGCGTCGAAATCACGTCGCACAATCATGGCTTCGCGGTCGAGTCGGAATCGCTCGCGGGGCGGGCTGAACTGTCGCATCTGAATCTCAACGACAAAACCCTCGAGGGGCTCCGCGGAACCGGCGTGCCGTTTTTTTCGGTGCAGTATCATCCCGAAGCATCGCCCGGCCCCCACGATTCGAGTTACCTCTTTTCGCGCTTCAAAAAATTGATCGAGGCATTTCCGCGCTTTGGCGCGGACGCGCTCGATCGAATCGTTGCGGATGAGCGTGCCGAACAGCGATGA